In one Pseudomonas tensinigenes genomic region, the following are encoded:
- a CDS encoding NAD(P)-dependent alcohol dehydrogenase has translation MSAGYKRIQYSCYGGPDVMRIEAFQLPAPGKDEVLVQVRFAAINPIDWKLRQGRMKLITGRAFPRAMGMDFSGVVLAVGASVSRFQVGEAVFGLSRFKESGALGEAVVTKEDFLASKPDTLSFADAACLGTPGVTAWNGLIDKARLQAGQQVFINGCAGAVGEAAVQIALMSGAKVSGSCSASNVARAQALGVSTVYDYRLTDLTRLPARFDVVYDTAATMTVSTGIGLLRPGGCLLDLNPGPGKFLRGLIDRRLKLVIGTPRHEILETLASAASEARLKIRLGEVVPLDGAIQLIRELEQGRKLGGKGVVAMER, from the coding sequence ATGTCAGCAGGCTATAAACGTATTCAGTACTCGTGCTACGGCGGTCCGGACGTGATGCGCATCGAAGCATTCCAGTTGCCAGCACCCGGCAAGGATGAAGTGCTCGTGCAGGTCAGATTTGCAGCGATCAACCCCATTGACTGGAAGTTGCGTCAGGGCCGGATGAAGCTGATCACCGGCAGAGCATTTCCGCGCGCGATGGGTATGGATTTCTCTGGCGTGGTTCTTGCGGTTGGGGCGAGCGTCAGCCGCTTCCAGGTCGGCGAAGCGGTTTTCGGGCTATCCCGCTTCAAGGAAAGTGGCGCATTGGGCGAAGCCGTCGTGACCAAGGAGGACTTTCTGGCGAGCAAACCGGATACTCTTTCCTTCGCCGATGCGGCGTGCCTCGGCACACCGGGCGTTACCGCGTGGAACGGGTTGATCGACAAGGCCAGACTGCAAGCCGGTCAGCAGGTTTTCATCAATGGTTGCGCGGGGGCAGTCGGCGAAGCGGCGGTGCAGATCGCCCTGATGTCGGGGGCCAAGGTATCGGGCAGTTGCAGCGCGTCGAACGTTGCCCGGGCACAGGCGCTGGGGGTATCGACCGTCTACGACTACCGGTTAACGGACCTGACAAGACTGCCGGCGCGCTTCGATGTGGTGTATGACACGGCCGCGACGATGACGGTCTCGACCGGTATCGGATTGCTGCGTCCGGGCGGCTGTTTGCTTGATCTCAATCCGGGTCCGGGTAAATTCCTGCGTGGCTTGATTGATCGGCGACTGAAACTGGTCATTGGCACACCGCGACACGAAATCCTCGAAACACTGGCCAGTGCCGCCAGTGAGGCACGCTTGAAGATTCGGCTAGGAGAAGTGGTGCCGCTGGACGGCGCCATACAACTGATCCGCGAGCTCGAACAGGGCCGCAAACTCGGCGGCAAAGGTGTCGTCGCCATGGAGCGTTAA
- a CDS encoding carboxymuconolactone decarboxylase family protein — protein sequence MKRSPAMTSDAAAAVSPALAHNTDAMLFGEVWKRPGLSARDRSLVTVAVLIARGQTAEMAAQFNLALDNGVTPLELSETLNHLAFYSGWGNASAALPIAGEVFSARDIVAAQLAPVAPSLLPLDQAREADRVERVNAAVGSVAPGLVEFTTKALFRDLWLRPGLAPRDRSLITVSSLVANGQTGQVGYHLGRAMDNGLSQTEAAEMITQLAFYAGWPNAFSAVPVFKEVFSQRAPG from the coding sequence ATGAAACGTTCACCTGCAATGACCTCCGACGCCGCGGCTGCCGTGTCCCCGGCATTGGCTCATAACACCGATGCCATGTTGTTTGGCGAAGTATGGAAACGCCCGGGATTGTCAGCGCGTGACCGCAGTCTGGTGACGGTTGCGGTGTTGATTGCACGCGGGCAAACCGCCGAGATGGCCGCGCAATTCAACCTTGCGCTGGACAACGGTGTCACGCCGCTTGAGCTGTCCGAAACGCTCAATCACCTGGCGTTTTATTCCGGTTGGGGCAATGCGTCAGCGGCTCTGCCTATCGCCGGCGAGGTGTTCAGCGCGCGCGACATTGTTGCTGCGCAATTGGCACCGGTTGCGCCGTCGTTGCTGCCGCTGGACCAGGCTCGCGAAGCTGACCGCGTGGAGCGCGTGAATGCGGCGGTGGGATCAGTGGCGCCGGGGCTGGTCGAGTTCACCACCAAAGCGCTGTTCCGCGATCTGTGGCTGCGGCCAGGTCTGGCGCCTCGCGATCGCAGCCTGATCACGGTCAGTTCGTTGGTGGCCAACGGGCAGACCGGCCAGGTCGGCTATCACCTGGGTCGGGCGATGGACAATGGTTTGAGCCAGACCGAAGCGGCGGAAATGATTACCCAACTGGCGTTCTATGCCGGATGGCCGAATGCGTTTTCCGCCGTGCCGGTGTTCAAGGAAGTGTTCAGCCAGCGCGCGCCGGGCTGA
- a CDS encoding helix-turn-helix transcriptional regulator yields MARSHRLFELMQALRRHRRTVSGKALAAELGVSLRTIRRDIVTLQGMGAEIDGEPGLGYVLKPGFVLPPLSFSAEEIQALVIGAQWVSRQTDSQLAGAVNNALAKISAVLPAQMRPIFEDETFYVAKPHKPGTTIDLSEIRRALREQNKLRIALALEHAEAAEHIIWPIMLGFIEGKRCIAAWCEGDSRFRVIDMADLATVQVLVEHYAPDRRRLIKQWRAEDVRPCNSQGEVC; encoded by the coding sequence ATGGCCAGAAGTCATCGTCTGTTTGAGCTGATGCAAGCGCTGCGGCGTCATCGTCGTACGGTGTCCGGCAAAGCCTTGGCGGCTGAATTGGGCGTGTCGTTGCGCACCATTCGCCGCGACATCGTCACGCTGCAAGGCATGGGGGCCGAGATCGACGGCGAGCCGGGCCTTGGGTATGTGCTCAAGCCCGGTTTTGTCCTGCCGCCGCTATCGTTCAGCGCCGAGGAAATACAAGCCTTGGTCATCGGCGCGCAATGGGTCAGCCGGCAGACCGACAGCCAACTCGCGGGCGCCGTCAACAATGCCCTGGCGAAAATCAGTGCCGTGCTGCCCGCGCAGATGCGGCCGATCTTCGAAGACGAAACCTTTTACGTGGCCAAGCCGCACAAGCCCGGCACAACCATCGACCTCAGCGAGATTCGTCGGGCGCTGCGCGAGCAGAACAAGCTGCGCATCGCGCTAGCGCTCGAACATGCGGAGGCCGCCGAACACATCATCTGGCCGATCATGTTGGGCTTTATCGAAGGCAAGCGCTGCATCGCAGCGTGGTGCGAAGGCGACAGCCGGTTTCGCGTGATCGATATGGCTGACCTTGCGACGGTGCAGGTGCTCGTCGAACACTACGCGCCTGACCGCCGGCGCTTGATCAAACAATGGCGTGCCGAGGATGTGCGGCCCTGCAACAGTCAGGGCGAGGTGTGTTGA